The Deinococcus arcticus genome has a segment encoding these proteins:
- the glgX gene encoding glycogen debranching protein GlgX, protein MTTLTAPPTPVPMRPGRPFPLGATWDGKGTNFALYSENASGIELCLFDERGQETRVPIREQTAFVWHAYLPGVGPGQRYGYRVHGDYAPERGLRFNPNVVLLDPYARALDGTEQFDRGVFGYVLGEDDSVMQEQEQRGAPLAIVTNPKSFDWQGDERPNVPFHQSVIYEAHVKGLTMTHPGVPEELRGTYAGVATGPILTYLKELGITAIEFMPLHQHVDDPFLLDKGLTNYWGYSTLAFFAPDVRYSAEAKKGNPAGAVDEFKAMVRALHAAGIEVILDVVYNHTAEGNHLGPTLSFKGIDNPTYYRLVADDPRFYFDYTGTGNSLNVRHPQTLQLIMDSLRYWVSDMHVDGFRFDLASTLARGLHEVDQLSGFFTIIHQDPVISQVKLIAEPWDVGEGGYQVGNFPVNWAEWNGIYRDDMRAFWKGDGGLASEIGYRLTGSSDLYQNDGRKPYASINFVTAHDGFTLRDTVTYEHKHNEANGEGNNDGHNHNLTWNCGVEGETDDPEVNALRARQQRNFLATLLLGQGTPMLLGGDEFGRTQGGNNNAYCQDNEISWYNWGQLDEELLAFTRKVIALRKAHPSLHRRKFFSGRNIRGEDIRDIVWLRFDGQEMTDEDWSNAHTQSMGMFLDGGGLDDTDERGRPLVDDHLLLLLNASHVDLPFRLPDLGACERWELLLDTSDDHAQAREAAGSETNLAARSVKLYRCAQEQEG, encoded by the coding sequence ATGACCACCCTCACTGCTCCCCCCACCCCTGTGCCCATGCGCCCCGGTCGTCCCTTTCCCCTGGGGGCCACCTGGGACGGCAAGGGCACCAACTTCGCGCTGTATTCCGAGAACGCCAGCGGCATCGAGCTGTGCCTGTTCGATGAGCGGGGCCAGGAAACCCGCGTGCCCATCCGCGAACAGACGGCCTTTGTGTGGCACGCCTACCTGCCCGGCGTGGGCCCGGGGCAGCGCTACGGCTACCGGGTCCACGGCGACTACGCCCCGGAAAGGGGCCTGCGCTTTAACCCCAACGTGGTGCTGCTGGACCCCTACGCCCGCGCACTGGACGGCACCGAGCAGTTTGACCGCGGCGTGTTTGGCTACGTGCTGGGCGAGGACGATTCGGTGATGCAGGAGCAGGAGCAGCGCGGCGCCCCCCTGGCCATCGTGACCAACCCCAAATCCTTTGACTGGCAGGGCGACGAGCGCCCCAATGTGCCCTTTCACCAGTCGGTGATTTACGAGGCGCACGTCAAGGGCCTCACCATGACCCACCCCGGCGTGCCCGAGGAACTGCGCGGCACCTACGCGGGCGTGGCCACCGGGCCCATCCTGACCTACCTGAAAGAACTGGGCATCACGGCGATTGAGTTCATGCCGCTGCACCAGCACGTGGACGACCCCTTCTTGCTGGACAAGGGCCTGACCAACTACTGGGGCTATTCCACCCTGGCCTTTTTTGCCCCCGACGTGCGCTATTCCGCCGAGGCGAAGAAGGGCAACCCGGCCGGCGCCGTGGACGAGTTCAAGGCGATGGTGCGCGCCCTGCACGCGGCGGGCATTGAAGTCATTCTGGACGTGGTGTACAACCACACCGCCGAGGGCAACCACCTGGGGCCCACGCTGTCGTTCAAGGGCATTGACAACCCCACCTACTACCGGCTGGTGGCCGATGATCCCCGCTTTTACTTCGATTACACCGGCACCGGCAACAGCCTGAATGTGCGCCATCCGCAGACGCTGCAGCTGATCATGGACAGCCTGCGCTACTGGGTGAGCGATATGCACGTGGACGGCTTCCGCTTCGATCTGGCCTCCACGCTGGCGCGCGGCCTGCACGAGGTGGACCAGCTCTCGGGGTTCTTTACCATCATTCACCAGGACCCGGTCATTTCGCAGGTGAAGCTGATTGCCGAGCCCTGGGACGTGGGCGAGGGCGGCTATCAGGTGGGCAATTTCCCGGTGAACTGGGCCGAGTGGAACGGCATCTACCGCGACGACATGCGCGCTTTCTGGAAGGGGGACGGCGGGCTGGCCAGCGAAATCGGCTACCGCCTGACCGGCAGCAGCGACCTGTACCAGAACGACGGGCGCAAGCCCTACGCCTCTATCAACTTTGTCACGGCCCACGACGGCTTTACCCTGCGAGACACCGTCACCTACGAGCACAAGCACAACGAGGCCAACGGCGAGGGCAACAATGACGGCCACAACCACAACCTCACCTGGAACTGTGGTGTGGAAGGCGAAACCGACGACCCCGAGGTGAACGCCCTGCGCGCGCGCCAGCAGCGCAACTTCCTGGCCACGCTGCTGCTGGGGCAGGGTACGCCCATGCTGCTGGGCGGCGACGAGTTCGGGCGTACCCAGGGCGGCAACAACAATGCCTACTGCCAGGACAACGAGATCAGCTGGTACAACTGGGGGCAACTGGATGAGGAGCTGCTGGCTTTTACCAGGAAGGTGATCGCGCTGCGCAAGGCGCACCCGTCGCTGCACCGCCGCAAGTTCTTTTCGGGGCGCAACATTCGCGGCGAGGACATCCGCGACATCGTGTGGCTGCGCTTTGACGGCCAGGAAATGACCGATGAGGATTGGAGCAACGCCCACACCCAGAGCATGGGCATGTTCCTGGACGGCGGCGGCCTGGACGACACCGACGAGCGCGGCCGGCCCCTGGTAGACGACCACCTGCTGCTGCTGCTCAACGCCTCCCATGTGGACCTGCCCTTCCGCCTGCCGGACCTGGGGGCCTGCGAGCGCTGGGAGCTGCTGCTGGACACCAGTGACGACCATGCCCAGGCGCGGGAAGCGGCCGGCAGCGAGACGAATCTGGCTGCGCGCAGCGTCAAGCTCTACCGCTGCGCGCAGGAGCAGGAAGGCTGA
- a CDS encoding aminopeptidase: protein MIRTVRVVTLALLGSLGLSGCADLGYLVQAAGGQLDLLRRARPLDQARQDPALSPETRRKLNLAAQVRAFAVAPPAQGGLGLPDHGSFRDYVDVGRPYVVWNVFSAPEFSVALDTACFPVAGCVAYRGYFNEAQAQADAEGRRAAGRDVIVGGVSAYSTLGYLKDPLLSTMLLYPDATLIRTIIHELSHPSVYVPGDTVFNESYATAVEEEGMRRYLAAHGTPDLRAADGLAQERQAAFQALLLDSRQALEALYAQGGLSDDERRARKAEVLQAAQNRYAALRASWGGYAGYDTFFAQGLNNAALGAVAAYAALVPEFQALLARVGGDLGTFITAARACGARPQPERAACLRGG, encoded by the coding sequence ATGATCAGGACCGTGCGTGTGGTGACCCTGGCCCTGCTGGGCAGCCTGGGCCTGAGCGGCTGCGCCGACCTGGGCTATCTGGTGCAGGCAGCCGGGGGGCAGCTGGATCTGCTGCGCCGCGCCCGCCCGCTGGACCAGGCCCGGCAGGACCCGGCCCTGAGCCCGGAAACCCGGCGCAAGCTGAATCTGGCCGCGCAGGTGCGCGCCTTTGCCGTGGCGCCGCCCGCCCAGGGGGGCCTGGGCCTGCCGGATCACGGCAGCTTCCGCGACTACGTGGATGTGGGGCGCCCCTACGTGGTCTGGAACGTCTTTTCGGCGCCCGAGTTCAGCGTGGCGCTGGACACCGCCTGTTTCCCGGTGGCCGGCTGCGTGGCCTACCGGGGCTACTTCAACGAGGCGCAGGCCCAGGCCGACGCCGAGGGGCGCCGCGCGGCCGGACGCGACGTGATTGTGGGGGGCGTGAGCGCCTATTCCACCCTGGGTTACCTGAAAGACCCGCTGCTCTCCACCATGCTGCTCTACCCGGACGCCACCCTGATTCGCACGATCATCCACGAACTGTCGCACCCCAGCGTGTACGTGCCCGGCGACACCGTGTTCAACGAGTCGTATGCCACGGCGGTAGAAGAGGAGGGCATGCGGCGCTATCTGGCGGCCCACGGCACCCCGGACCTGCGCGCCGCCGACGGGCTGGCCCAGGAGCGGCAGGCGGCGTTTCAGGCCCTGCTGCTGGACAGCCGGCAGGCCCTTGAAGCCCTGTATGCCCAGGGCGGCCTGAGCGACGACGAGCGCCGGGCGCGCAAGGCCGAGGTGCTGCAGGCGGCGCAGAACCGGTATGCGGCCCTCAGGGCGTCGTGGGGCGGCTACGCGGGCTACGACACCTTCTTTGCCCAGGGTCTCAACAACGCCGCGCTGGGGGCGGTGGCGGCCTACGCTGCCCTGGTCCCCGAGTTCCAGGCGTTGCTGGCCCGGGTGGGCGGCGACCTGGGCACCTTCATCACAGCTGCGCGGGCCTGCGGCGCCCGCCCCCAGCCCGAGCGCGCCGCCTGCCTGCGCGGCGGCTGA
- a CDS encoding long-chain fatty acid--CoA ligase, whose protein sequence is MQGTMMDVQLTVPTILERIRTQYAGREVVSLLVAGRDEAGNPLPHTHRTTYGQVAERARRLAGGLLGLGLQKGDRVATLAVNSFRHLEAYLGVPSAGLVLHTVNIRLHPEQIAWIINHAEDRVLLIENVFAAMIPAIKAACPTLEHIFVLGPTPQPIPLPGVQDYDTFVMGSGALAQYPELDERDPAAMCYTSGTTGNPKGVVYTHRSTLLHSIVSAPKDALNVGEQDTVLPIVPMFHVNAWGLPYTCAMYGAKQVYAGVFSDGRTVARLLQDEAVTITAGVPTIWMGLLGELDRAAGAGEPYALSGLERLVVGGSAAPEAMIRAFERHGLTMLQAWGMTETHPLGTASGVPVGVAAQSDEGFGLRAKQGRAVPLIELGLIDDDGQKLPHDGKTMGRLIIRGPWVASSYFKGEGQDNFFPLDGQGWFDTGDIATLDERGYMHIQDRAKDLIKSGGEWISSVDLENAIMAHPAVAQCAVIAMDDPKWDERPLAVVVPREGQSVSHEDIRDFLAPKFARWWLPDATVTATNIPIGATGKFLKRELREQYRGYGQAQGVSTPEARE, encoded by the coding sequence ATGCAAGGCACCATGATGGACGTTCAGCTGACCGTGCCCACCATTCTGGAGCGCATTCGCACCCAGTACGCGGGCCGCGAGGTCGTGAGCCTGCTGGTGGCGGGCCGCGACGAGGCCGGCAACCCGCTGCCCCACACCCACCGCACCACCTACGGGCAGGTGGCCGAGCGCGCCCGGCGACTGGCCGGCGGCCTGCTGGGCCTGGGCCTGCAGAAGGGCGACCGCGTGGCGACGCTGGCCGTGAACTCGTTCCGGCACCTGGAAGCCTATCTGGGCGTGCCCAGCGCCGGGCTGGTGCTGCACACGGTGAACATCCGCCTGCACCCCGAGCAGATCGCCTGGATCATCAACCACGCCGAAGACCGCGTGCTGCTGATTGAAAATGTGTTTGCCGCCATGATTCCCGCCATCAAGGCGGCGTGCCCCACCCTGGAACACATCTTCGTGCTGGGGCCCACGCCGCAGCCCATTCCCCTGCCCGGCGTGCAGGACTACGACACCTTCGTGATGGGCAGCGGGGCTCTGGCGCAGTACCCGGAGCTGGATGAGCGCGACCCGGCCGCCATGTGCTACACCAGCGGCACCACCGGCAACCCCAAGGGCGTGGTGTACACCCACCGCTCCACCCTGCTGCATTCCATCGTCAGCGCGCCCAAGGACGCCCTGAACGTGGGCGAGCAGGACACGGTGCTGCCCATTGTGCCCATGTTCCACGTGAACGCCTGGGGCCTGCCCTACACCTGCGCCATGTACGGCGCCAAGCAGGTGTACGCCGGGGTGTTCAGCGACGGGCGCACGGTGGCCCGGCTGCTGCAGGACGAAGCGGTGACCATCACGGCGGGCGTGCCCACCATCTGGATGGGCCTGCTGGGCGAACTGGACCGCGCGGCGGGGGCGGGCGAGCCCTACGCCCTGAGCGGCCTGGAGCGGCTGGTGGTGGGCGGCAGCGCGGCCCCCGAGGCCATGATCCGCGCCTTTGAGCGCCACGGCCTGACCATGCTGCAGGCCTGGGGCATGACCGAAACCCATCCGCTGGGCACCGCCAGCGGTGTGCCCGTGGGCGTGGCGGCCCAGAGCGACGAGGGCTTTGGCCTGCGCGCCAAGCAGGGCCGCGCCGTGCCCCTGATCGAGCTGGGCCTGATTGACGACGACGGCCAGAAGCTGCCGCACGACGGCAAGACCATGGGCCGCCTGATCATCCGGGGGCCCTGGGTGGCCAGCAGCTACTTCAAGGGCGAGGGCCAGGACAACTTCTTCCCGCTGGACGGCCAGGGGTGGTTCGACACGGGCGACATTGCCACCCTGGACGAGCGCGGCTATATGCACATTCAGGACCGTGCCAAGGACCTGATCAAGAGCGGCGGCGAGTGGATCAGCTCTGTGGACCTGGAAAACGCGATCATGGCGCACCCGGCGGTGGCGCAGTGCGCGGTGATCGCCATGGACGACCCCAAGTGGGACGAGCGCCCGCTGGCCGTGGTGGTGCCCCGCGAGGGCCAGAGCGTTTCGCACGAGGACATCCGCGACTTCCTGGCCCCGAAGTTTGCCCGCTGGTGGCTGCCCGACGCCACGGTGACGGCCACGAACATTCCCATTGGCGCCACCGGCAAATTCCTGAAACGCGAACTGCGCGAGCAGTACCGGGGCTACGGCCAGGCGCAGGGCGTCAGCACCCCCGAAGCGCGGGAATAA
- a CDS encoding nucleotidyltransferase domain-containing protein, which produces MSYPSVLDMVLAELKRESGVLAVFLTGSYARGEADAWSDLDISVLVEADVFVRNTVAYRAGLLVSVERSTPSHRERAFTDPETALWNLGSLRSGQALHDPAGVFAALQERARAFVWVEVEPQAHARAAALLAGSTEELHKVMGGLQAGDVDKLAFALVGLTFALGNAALLGTGTLIPTENRYLSAARGAWTDPVWRECYACLTGVSGEGIVQRGRAALRAYERAVALTRWPDGPDRVQAQEAARRADAFLRG; this is translated from the coding sequence ATGTCCTACCCCTCTGTGCTTGACATGGTGCTGGCTGAATTGAAGAGGGAATCCGGCGTGCTGGCGGTGTTTCTGACCGGCAGTTACGCCCGTGGCGAGGCCGACGCATGGAGCGACCTGGACATCTCGGTGCTGGTGGAAGCCGATGTTTTTGTGCGCAACACCGTGGCCTACCGTGCGGGCCTGCTGGTCAGCGTGGAGCGGTCAACGCCGAGCCACCGTGAGCGGGCCTTCACCGACCCCGAAACCGCGCTGTGGAATCTGGGCTCCCTGCGCTCAGGCCAGGCCCTGCATGACCCGGCGGGCGTGTTTGCCGCGCTGCAGGAACGGGCCCGCGCTTTTGTCTGGGTGGAGGTGGAACCGCAGGCCCACGCGCGGGCCGCTGCCCTGCTGGCCGGCAGCACCGAGGAACTGCACAAGGTGATGGGGGGCCTCCAGGCCGGGGATGTGGACAAGCTGGCCTTCGCTCTGGTGGGCCTCACCTTTGCCCTGGGGAACGCCGCCCTGCTGGGCACAGGCACCCTGATCCCCACCGAGAACCGCTACCTGAGCGCGGCGCGCGGGGCCTGGACAGACCCGGTGTGGCGCGAGTGCTACGCGTGCCTGACGGGCGTAAGCGGGGAGGGAATAGTGCAGCGGGGACGCGCCGCCCTGCGCGCCTACGAACGGGCCGTGGCCCTGACCCGCTGGCCCGACGGCCCAGACCGCGTGCAGGCCCAGGAAGCGGCGCGCCGGGCGGACGCCTTTCTGCGCGGGTAA
- a CDS encoding alpha/beta hydrolase yields the protein MAVSVQGQNVTFTPPAGAAGLIGDMTDWRKRAPLPVVGGQPITLRLPRGAWVEYAWVDAAGEPFADPDNPQKSLNPWWPYPRAAVVGAYARHPLWLAPEAHLRGTAHRLTWEGGVFPGTRRAVVYTPHGHQPGTALPLYYVQDGVAFYRTGKLGDLMDRAVEGGLMPPAAFVFAEPGDRNAEYYLNPRYLDFLTTEVMPRVEGELVTPSVRGLWGASLGGLTSLFLGAGHPELFSRVASHSGAFIARPGATRDGIIDTVGAGEWLLERLRETPPTHLTVSLDTGILEWLTGPNRRMAGLLADLGLPHQYREYPSGHNWVTWREALPEALLFLQGAG from the coding sequence ATGGCGGTTTCGGTGCAGGGACAGAACGTGACGTTTACACCACCGGCAGGCGCGGCCGGGCTGATTGGCGATATGACGGACTGGCGCAAGCGCGCGCCGCTGCCGGTGGTGGGCGGCCAGCCCATCACGCTGCGGCTGCCGCGCGGGGCCTGGGTGGAATACGCCTGGGTGGACGCGGCGGGCGAGCCCTTTGCCGACCCCGACAACCCGCAGAAATCCCTCAATCCCTGGTGGCCCTACCCCCGCGCCGCCGTGGTGGGCGCCTACGCCCGGCATCCGCTGTGGCTGGCGCCCGAGGCGCACCTGCGCGGCACCGCCCACCGCCTCACCTGGGAAGGGGGGGTGTTCCCCGGCACAAGGCGCGCGGTGGTCTACACCCCGCATGGGCACCAGCCGGGCACCGCGCTGCCGCTGTACTACGTGCAGGACGGCGTGGCCTTTTACCGCACCGGCAAGCTGGGCGACCTGATGGACCGCGCGGTGGAAGGGGGCCTGATGCCGCCTGCCGCTTTCGTGTTCGCAGAGCCCGGCGACCGCAACGCCGAGTATTACCTCAACCCCCGGTACCTGGACTTTCTGACCACCGAGGTGATGCCCCGGGTGGAAGGCGAACTGGTCACTCCATCGGTGCGCGGGCTGTGGGGCGCCAGCCTGGGCGGCCTGACCAGCCTTTTTCTGGGCGCAGGGCACCCGGAACTGTTCTCGCGGGTGGCCAGCCACAGCGGCGCCTTTATTGCCCGGCCCGGCGCCACGCGCGACGGCATCATTGACACGGTGGGCGCCGGGGAATGGCTGCTGGAGCGGCTGCGCGAGACCCCGCCCACCCACCTCACCGTCAGCCTGGACACGGGCATTCTGGAATGGCTGACTGGGCCCAACCGGCGCATGGCGGGCCTGCTGGCCGATCTGGGGCTGCCCCATCAGTACCGCGAGTACCCCAGCGGCCACAACTGGGTTACGTGGCGCGAGGCGCTGCCCGAGGCGCTGCTGTTTCTGCAGGGGGCAGGCTGA
- a CDS encoding peptidase C39 family protein — MTYPASTTLIHERAADWAGGEGRGVVAGPAGLSLVPGASSGTWTSAVIAAPAFDELVPSWNALTPGRGSVSVELRAQQAGRWTRYFSFGTWSRAEGRASLDGQKDASGQVLTDTLRLTAKASAYQYRVTLRGAGTGVTLLAFATSDRARQAAGLGTPGQRSAWGRVLNVPARSQMLYPNGGEVWCSPTSVSMILAHYGVNVSVPDAARATFDRTYDGTGNWPFNTAYAATHGLRAFVTRLPSLAQAERFITAGVPLAVSLGWKAGELPGAALPTSSGHLMVLVGFDAQGNPVLNDPAAPSDAAVRRTYPRAAFEKLWLTHSGGLAYVVAPRGTALP, encoded by the coding sequence ATGACCTACCCTGCGTCCACCACCCTGATTCATGAGCGCGCCGCTGACTGGGCCGGGGGTGAGGGCCGGGGCGTGGTGGCGGGCCCGGCCGGCCTGAGCCTGGTGCCTGGGGCCAGCAGCGGCACCTGGACCTCGGCGGTCATTGCGGCTCCCGCCTTTGACGAACTGGTGCCGTCGTGGAACGCCCTGACCCCGGGGCGCGGCAGCGTGAGCGTGGAGCTGCGCGCGCAGCAGGCCGGACGCTGGACGCGGTATTTCAGCTTCGGCACCTGGAGCCGCGCCGAGGGCCGCGCCAGCCTGGACGGCCAGAAGGACGCCAGCGGGCAGGTGCTGACCGACACCCTGCGCCTGACGGCCAAGGCCAGCGCCTACCAGTACCGCGTGACCCTGCGCGGCGCGGGCACGGGCGTCACCCTGCTGGCCTTTGCCACCTCCGACCGGGCGCGGCAGGCGGCGGGTCTGGGCACCCCGGGCCAGCGCTCGGCCTGGGGCCGGGTGCTGAATGTGCCCGCGCGCTCGCAGATGCTGTACCCGAACGGCGGCGAGGTCTGGTGCAGCCCCACCAGCGTGAGCATGATCCTGGCCCACTACGGCGTGAATGTGAGTGTGCCCGACGCCGCCCGGGCCACTTTTGACCGCACCTATGACGGCACCGGCAACTGGCCCTTCAATACCGCCTACGCCGCCACCCACGGCCTGCGCGCCTTTGTGACCCGTCTGCCCAGTCTGGCCCAGGCCGAGCGCTTTATCACTGCTGGGGTGCCGCTGGCCGTCAGCCTGGGCTGGAAGGCCGGTGAACTGCCTGGGGCCGCCCTGCCCACCAGCAGCGGCCACCTGATGGTCCTGGTGGGCTTTGACGCCCAGGGCAACCCGGTCCTGAACGACCCCGCCGCCCCCTCCGACGCGGCCGTGCGCCGCACCTACCCCCGCGCCGCCTTCGAGAAGCTGTGGCTGACCCACAGCGGCGGGCTGGCGTATGTGGTGGCGCCCAGGGGCACAGCGCTGCCGTAA
- a CDS encoding alpha/beta hydrolase: MPEVRFRLTLPPGPPPAGTLFLTGDFRGWSAEPGDFVFAGGELRAELPEGTLSGVKVRALGPAGTLTEEGDAWGGRAPAHPLVVRGTSVVELTVAGWQDERAGQGRPPRSAPPREEVTLIAPWGPQSVRLWWPAGHDGPLPLLILHDGQNVFDEGPTFAGQSWDAAGAAQALADAGRPCRIAALPVNHERSRRYVPFGFELNGFESGADAYADWLRGTLLPSLGRRFGAVPPAQVALAGSSFGGLITAYCGLRDPGTYGTLGVFSPAVWPADFEFLRWWQGRRDPLARVWVDMGDHEGGSLTGAQEVTELARNMAAHLRPHVQEVHFTVGKGHWHDEAAWRARLPGFLRWWLGGLTPPTP; this comes from the coding sequence ATGCCTGAAGTGCGTTTTCGCCTGACGCTGCCACCCGGTCCGCCCCCGGCCGGCACGCTGTTCCTGACCGGCGACTTCCGGGGCTGGAGCGCCGAGCCGGGCGACTTCGTCTTTGCCGGGGGCGAACTGCGGGCCGAGCTGCCCGAAGGCACCCTGAGCGGCGTGAAGGTGCGCGCCCTGGGCCCGGCCGGCACCCTGACCGAGGAGGGCGACGCCTGGGGCGGACGCGCGCCGGCCCATCCGCTGGTGGTGCGCGGCACCAGCGTGGTGGAACTGACGGTGGCTGGCTGGCAGGATGAGCGCGCGGGGCAGGGGCGGCCCCCCCGCAGCGCGCCCCCGCGCGAAGAGGTCACGCTGATTGCGCCCTGGGGGCCCCAGAGCGTGCGCCTGTGGTGGCCGGCCGGGCACGACGGTCCGTTGCCGCTGCTGATCCTGCACGACGGCCAGAACGTGTTCGACGAGGGCCCCACGTTTGCCGGCCAGAGCTGGGACGCGGCCGGAGCGGCCCAGGCGCTGGCCGACGCCGGGCGGCCCTGCCGGATCGCCGCCCTGCCCGTGAACCACGAGCGCAGCCGCCGTTACGTGCCCTTTGGGTTCGAGTTGAACGGCTTTGAGTCAGGGGCGGATGCCTACGCGGACTGGCTGCGCGGCACGCTGCTGCCCTCTCTGGGCCGCCGGTTTGGAGCCGTGCCCCCGGCCCAGGTGGCGCTGGCGGGTTCCTCGTTTGGTGGCCTGATCACCGCGTACTGCGGGCTGCGCGACCCGGGCACCTACGGCACGCTGGGGGTGTTCAGCCCGGCGGTATGGCCCGCCGACTTCGAGTTCCTGCGCTGGTGGCAGGGGCGCCGCGACCCCCTGGCGCGCGTGTGGGTGGACATGGGCGACCATGAGGGCGGCAGTCTGACCGGGGCCCAGGAGGTGACCGAACTGGCCCGCAACATGGCCGCACACCTGCGCCCACACGTGCAGGAGGTTCACTTCACGGTAGGGAAGGGCCACTGGCACGATGAGGCGGCGTGGCGGGCCCGGCTGCCCGGTTTTCTGCGCTGGTGGCTGGGCGGGCTTACCCCCCCGACCCCTTGA